A part of Kitasatospora acidiphila genomic DNA contains:
- a CDS encoding ABC transporter substrate-binding protein, translating into MRRLLAALLALGALTGCSGSPAPAASAPAADLTRADRGAVRQGGTLRWAVDQVPADLDVYTADAPPDTALIAHAVLPSLYRLDEHARPVPDPDYLAGAEVAGRTVTYRLNPKAVWSDGTPLSAADFNAQWTALRDSHPGYGAIESVAPGAGPHQVRVVFRQPYAQWQALFSPLDPAAGRLTAGPFTVGTLDAKNGRATLVRNPRWWGDPPKVDEIDFLATPDRLAALQSQQVDVAALEGTVDHPPAAKSADALDSAAQTLRRAEALPGITLHRAAAPPSPSSP; encoded by the coding sequence ATGAGACGTCTGCTCGCCGCCCTGCTGGCGCTCGGTGCCCTGACGGGCTGCTCCGGATCGCCGGCCCCCGCCGCGTCGGCGCCGGCCGCCGACCTGACCCGGGCCGACCGCGGCGCCGTCCGCCAGGGCGGCACGCTGCGCTGGGCGGTCGACCAGGTGCCTGCCGACCTGGACGTCTACACCGCCGACGCCCCGCCGGACACCGCCCTGATCGCCCACGCGGTGCTGCCGAGCCTCTACCGGCTGGACGAGCACGCCCGCCCGGTACCCGACCCGGACTACCTGGCCGGCGCCGAGGTGGCCGGCCGAACCGTCACCTACCGGCTCAACCCCAAGGCGGTGTGGAGCGACGGCACCCCGCTGAGCGCGGCGGACTTCAACGCCCAGTGGACCGCACTGCGCGACAGCCACCCGGGCTACGGCGCCATCGAGTCGGTCGCGCCGGGCGCCGGCCCGCACCAGGTCAGGGTGGTCTTCCGGCAGCCGTACGCCCAGTGGCAGGCGCTGTTCAGCCCACTCGACCCGGCGGCCGGCCGGCTGACCGCCGGCCCGTTCACCGTCGGCACCCTGGACGCCAAGAACGGCAGGGCGACCCTGGTGCGCAACCCGCGCTGGTGGGGCGATCCGCCCAAAGTCGACGAGATCGACTTCCTGGCCACCCCCGACCGGCTGGCCGCCCTGCAGAGCCAGCAGGTCGACGTGGCCGCCCTGGAGGGCACCGTCGACCACCCGCCGGCCGCCAAGTCCGCCGACGCCCTCGACTCGGCGGCGCAGACCCTGCGCCGGGCCGAGGCGCTGCCCGGCATCACCCTGCACCGGGCGGCCGCCCCTCCTTCACCCAGCTCACCCTGA
- a CDS encoding SpoIIE family protein phosphatase, producing MTSTGSGGRARTRRTRAGAAAARARLRMRGPGPAAERPAPPARPPAGPSAPVSMRGGPAAPFPRGAAAEAEPVGEHTRGSLFDMVKVAIAMLDAAGRVVLWSPAAEDLLGWPSELLVGRGIDELLADDQRLVARAREAIAAALRTGSWLGLTGLRHRRGPRVRVQVRISVLVDGHGTPFLLVALAEAGTVRAVERDLAVRDALFEQSALGIAVLDTELRYTAVNQTLAEMNGVPAAAHVGRTTGETLPDRAADEISVIQRQVLATGEPVIDVTLTAPVTARPGGYRSISYGRLTDRAGRVLGISGTVMDVTERYRAVAKVEHARRRLALLNEFGSRIGDLLDAGRIAQELAGAAVPRLADFAAVILLQAVAHGDDLLGHGHDRHTALLQLGVAAARDGADVEVMLRRGARVSFAEESCYGRVLRTGVPELLSGAEELAQAADPGDPRTRAALALGVHSVLVVPLRARGIVIGLLVLSRAGRREAFDRDDLAFSVELADRAGSSLDNARLYVRERTAALTLQRTLLPQQVPQPTGVEVAYRYVPGSSGTEVGGDWFDVIPLPGDRTALVVGDVMGHGLRAAATMGRLRTAVRVLAGLDLPPAVLLRHVHELADDLAQGPDEALLATCVYAVYDPAAGLLTVAKAGHIPPVLVSPSRPGPARTGGPLPGGQGQVLELPSGAPLGVGGVPFEAVELQVPEGSVLALCTDGLVESRDKDLDVGLGRLQAVLEKPHPSLQHACEAVLDTMEQGREPDDVALLLARLGRGAEGAQVVGWTLPAEPAAVSRARRLVRGALREWGVAELGDTAELLVSELVTNAVRYASAPIGVRLTLGGVLLVEVSDPLPDPPRERHAADGDEGGRGLELVHRLALRWGSRAEGMGKVVWFEQELPGKEADRE from the coding sequence GTGACCAGTACGGGGAGCGGGGGCCGGGCGCGGACCCGGCGCACCCGCGCGGGTGCCGCCGCCGCCCGGGCGCGGCTGCGGATGCGCGGCCCGGGACCGGCGGCCGAGCGGCCGGCGCCACCGGCCCGACCCCCGGCCGGGCCGTCCGCCCCCGTCTCGATGCGCGGCGGGCCCGCCGCGCCGTTCCCGCGCGGTGCGGCGGCCGAGGCGGAGCCGGTCGGCGAGCACACCCGGGGCAGCCTGTTCGACATGGTCAAGGTGGCCATCGCGATGCTGGACGCGGCCGGTCGGGTGGTGCTGTGGAGCCCGGCGGCCGAGGACCTGCTCGGCTGGCCCAGTGAGCTGCTGGTGGGCCGCGGGATCGACGAACTGCTGGCGGACGACCAGCGGCTGGTCGCCCGCGCCCGGGAGGCCATCGCGGCCGCGCTGCGCACCGGCAGCTGGCTGGGCCTGACCGGCCTGCGGCACCGCCGTGGCCCGCGGGTGCGGGTTCAGGTCCGGATCTCGGTGCTGGTGGACGGCCACGGCACCCCGTTCCTGCTGGTGGCGCTCGCCGAGGCGGGCACGGTGCGCGCGGTGGAGCGTGACCTGGCGGTGCGGGACGCGCTCTTCGAGCAGTCCGCGCTCGGCATCGCGGTGCTGGACACCGAGCTGCGCTACACCGCCGTCAACCAGACCCTGGCCGAGATGAACGGCGTGCCGGCCGCGGCCCACGTCGGCCGCACCACCGGCGAGACCCTGCCGGACCGGGCCGCCGACGAGATCTCCGTGATCCAGCGTCAGGTGCTGGCCACCGGCGAGCCGGTGATCGACGTGACACTGACCGCGCCGGTGACCGCGCGCCCCGGCGGCTACCGCTCGATCTCCTACGGCCGGCTGACCGACCGGGCCGGCCGGGTGCTCGGCATCTCCGGCACCGTGATGGACGTGACGGAGCGGTACCGGGCGGTGGCCAAGGTCGAGCACGCCCGCCGCCGGCTGGCGCTGCTGAACGAGTTCGGCTCCCGGATCGGCGACCTGCTGGACGCCGGCCGGATCGCCCAGGAGCTGGCCGGGGCCGCGGTGCCGCGGCTGGCCGACTTCGCCGCCGTGATCCTGCTGCAGGCGGTGGCGCACGGCGACGACCTGCTGGGGCACGGCCACGACCGGCACACCGCACTGCTGCAACTCGGCGTGGCGGCCGCCCGGGACGGCGCGGACGTCGAGGTGATGCTCCGCCGGGGCGCTCGGGTGAGCTTCGCCGAGGAGTCCTGCTACGGCCGGGTGCTGCGCACCGGCGTGCCCGAACTGCTGTCCGGCGCCGAGGAGTTGGCTCAGGCGGCGGACCCGGGCGACCCGCGCACCAGGGCCGCGCTGGCGCTCGGCGTGCACTCGGTGCTGGTGGTGCCGCTGCGGGCCCGGGGAATCGTGATCGGGCTGCTGGTGCTCAGCCGGGCCGGGCGCCGCGAGGCGTTCGACCGGGACGACCTGGCGTTCTCGGTGGAACTCGCGGACCGGGCCGGCAGCTCGCTGGACAACGCCCGGCTCTACGTGCGCGAGCGCACCGCCGCGCTCACCCTGCAGCGCACCCTGCTGCCGCAGCAGGTGCCGCAGCCCACCGGGGTGGAGGTGGCCTACCGCTACGTGCCGGGCAGCAGCGGCACCGAGGTGGGCGGCGACTGGTTCGACGTGATCCCGCTGCCCGGCGACCGCACCGCCCTGGTGGTCGGCGACGTGATGGGCCACGGCCTGCGGGCGGCGGCCACCATGGGCCGGCTGCGCACCGCGGTGCGGGTGCTGGCCGGCCTCGACCTGCCGCCGGCCGTGCTGCTGCGGCACGTCCACGAGCTGGCCGACGACCTGGCCCAGGGGCCGGACGAGGCACTGCTGGCGACCTGCGTCTACGCCGTCTACGACCCGGCCGCCGGGCTGCTGACGGTGGCCAAGGCGGGGCACATCCCGCCGGTGCTGGTGAGCCCGTCGCGCCCGGGCCCGGCGCGCACCGGCGGTCCGCTGCCGGGCGGCCAGGGGCAGGTGCTGGAGCTGCCGTCCGGGGCGCCGCTAGGCGTGGGCGGGGTGCCGTTCGAGGCGGTGGAGCTCCAGGTCCCGGAGGGCAGCGTGCTGGCGCTGTGCACGGACGGCCTGGTGGAGTCCCGCGACAAGGACCTGGACGTCGGCCTCGGCCGGCTGCAGGCGGTGCTGGAGAAGCCGCACCCGTCGCTGCAGCACGCCTGCGAGGCGGTGCTCGACACCATGGAGCAGGGGCGCGAGCCGGACGACGTGGCGCTGCTGCTGGCCCGGCTGGGTCGCGGCGCGGAGGGTGCCCAGGTGGTCGGCTGGACGCTGCCGGCCGAGCCCGCCGCGGTCTCCCGGGCCCGCCGGCTGGTCCGCGGGGCGCTGCGGGAGTGGGGGGTGGCGGAGCTGGGCGACACCGCCGAGCTGCTGGTGAGCGAGCTGGTGACCAATGCGGTGCGCTATGCCAGCGCCCCGATCGGGGTGCGGCTGACGCTGGGCGGGGTGCTGCTGGTGGAGGTCTCCGATCCACTGCCGGATCCGCCCCGGGAGCGGCACGCGGCCGATGGCGACGAGGGCGGCCGGGGTCTGGAGCTGGTGCACCGGCTGGCGCTGCGCTGGGGCAGCAGGGCCGAGGGAATGGGCAAGGTGGTCTGGTTCGAGCAGGAATTGCCGGGGAAGGAAGCGGACCGGGAATGA
- a CDS encoding SpoIIE family protein phosphatase: MPAREALTGSSGHAAVPGQPGNPVVPPAPGPVPQARWGDLDPGSIYEYIRVATFAIGADGRIGQWSDRAADFFALPAAEALGADPVTTLVPREYWRRGRERLERTLAGEEWIGTAPYRDRDGGESLAEIYLMPAAGSEQTAGPAGALCLAVDLGKLRRIETDLAASAAVFGQTPSGFFLFDPELRLQRVNPAFADAVGRDAELLAGRTAHELFAPGEADRMQAALRKVLETGEPMVDLRFSGVLPHGGERRWAVSLYRLTGPGDRPIGVAGQVNDVTSRMVAEREAAGVRRNLALVNEASAHIGSTLDLETTAKELLDVVVPQFCDMATVDLYSALLSGESGPALARSGGGYDGSGELRRVAVSSVVGDAAAVLGGDPTVYDDLGFSSQLAAAEAGGTLCYPPRSPHARALRTGRSAIPDPGPNPLLRSTLVVPLVARNVVLGLVQLSRAIGSEPFDARDVAIAEEIAARAAVCVDNARLYRREHERALILQRSLLPPGNPEASGLEIACRYRPSSNNTEVGGDWFDVIPLPGNRTALVIGDVMGRGLRAAVAMGQLRTAVRTLAMLDLEPAEVLGALDDIARGLGDPGPGPLPGYGATARPVDDEAAEVYLATCVYAVYDAVTRRCTFANAGHLPPVLLSPGEPARMLDVPPGLPLGVGGEPFEEVTLVLPDGALLGLYTDGLVESRKHQLDEGLLAFRTALQNGGPVLETLCDQVLNELDPHHGEDDIALLMARVRAFDEDAVGDWRLPPEPTSVAKARELACGWLRVRGLDELVDTTELLVSELVTNALRHGRGEIRLRLLKDTSVVCEVWDDGYAQPRQRRAQETDEGGRGLQLVSLLAERWGSRRTPHGKIVWFELSL, encoded by the coding sequence ATGCCGGCGCGGGAAGCGCTGACTGGCAGCAGCGGCCATGCCGCGGTGCCCGGGCAGCCGGGCAACCCGGTGGTGCCGCCTGCTCCAGGCCCGGTGCCGCAAGCCCGTTGGGGCGACCTGGACCCGGGATCGATCTACGAGTACATCCGGGTCGCGACCTTCGCGATCGGCGCCGACGGGCGGATCGGGCAGTGGAGCGACCGGGCCGCCGACTTCTTCGCGCTGCCGGCCGCCGAGGCGCTCGGTGCCGACCCGGTCACCACCCTGGTGCCGCGCGAGTACTGGCGGCGCGGCCGGGAGCGGCTGGAGCGCACCCTGGCGGGCGAGGAGTGGATCGGCACCGCCCCCTACCGTGATCGCGACGGCGGCGAGAGCCTGGCCGAGATCTATCTGATGCCCGCCGCCGGCTCGGAGCAGACGGCCGGCCCCGCCGGGGCCCTCTGCCTCGCCGTCGACCTCGGCAAGCTGCGCCGGATCGAGACCGACCTGGCCGCATCTGCGGCTGTTTTCGGCCAAACTCCGAGCGGCTTCTTCCTGTTCGACCCCGAGCTGCGGCTGCAGCGGGTCAACCCGGCCTTCGCCGACGCCGTCGGCCGCGATGCCGAACTGCTGGCCGGCCGCACCGCGCACGAACTGTTCGCGCCGGGCGAGGCCGACCGGATGCAGGCGGCGCTGCGCAAGGTCCTGGAGACCGGCGAGCCGATGGTCGACCTGCGGTTCAGCGGCGTGCTGCCGCACGGCGGCGAGCGCCGCTGGGCGGTCTCGCTGTACCGGCTGACCGGGCCGGGCGACCGGCCGATCGGTGTCGCCGGGCAGGTCAACGACGTCACCAGCCGGATGGTGGCCGAGCGCGAGGCCGCCGGGGTGCGGCGCAACCTGGCCCTGGTCAACGAGGCCAGCGCGCACATCGGCTCCACCCTCGACCTGGAGACCACCGCCAAGGAACTGCTCGACGTGGTGGTGCCGCAGTTCTGCGACATGGCCACCGTCGACCTCTACTCGGCGCTGCTCTCCGGCGAAAGCGGTCCGGCGCTGGCCCGCAGCGGCGGCGGCTACGACGGCAGCGGCGAGCTGCGCCGGGTCGCGGTCTCCAGCGTGGTGGGCGACGCGGCCGCGGTGCTCGGCGGCGACCCGACGGTCTACGACGACCTCGGCTTCAGCTCCCAGCTGGCCGCCGCCGAGGCCGGCGGCACCCTCTGCTACCCGCCGCGCTCCCCGCACGCCCGAGCACTGCGGACCGGCCGCAGCGCGATCCCCGACCCCGGCCCGAACCCGCTGCTGCGCTCCACCCTGGTGGTGCCGCTGGTGGCCCGGAACGTGGTGCTCGGCCTGGTGCAGCTCTCCCGGGCGATCGGCAGCGAGCCGTTCGACGCCCGCGACGTGGCGATCGCCGAGGAGATCGCGGCCCGGGCGGCGGTCTGCGTCGACAACGCCCGGCTCTACCGGCGCGAGCACGAGCGCGCCCTGATCCTGCAGCGCAGCCTGCTGCCCCCCGGCAACCCGGAGGCCAGCGGGCTGGAGATCGCCTGCCGCTACCGGCCCAGCAGCAACAACACCGAGGTCGGCGGCGACTGGTTCGACGTCATCCCGCTGCCCGGCAACCGGACGGCGCTGGTGATCGGCGACGTCATGGGCCGCGGCCTGCGTGCCGCCGTGGCGATGGGTCAACTCCGCACCGCGGTACGGACCTTGGCGATGCTCGACCTGGAGCCGGCCGAGGTGCTCGGAGCCCTGGACGACATCGCCAGAGGCCTCGGCGACCCCGGCCCCGGCCCGCTGCCCGGCTACGGCGCGACGGCCCGGCCGGTGGACGACGAGGCGGCCGAGGTCTACCTGGCGACCTGCGTCTACGCGGTCTACGACGCCGTCACCCGGCGCTGCACCTTCGCCAACGCCGGGCACCTGCCGCCGGTGCTGCTCAGCCCCGGCGAGCCGGCCCGGATGCTGGACGTGCCACCCGGCCTGCCGCTCGGCGTGGGCGGCGAGCCGTTCGAGGAGGTCACCCTGGTGCTGCCGGACGGCGCGCTGCTCGGCCTCTACACCGACGGCCTGGTGGAGTCCCGCAAGCACCAGCTGGACGAGGGCCTGCTGGCCTTCCGGACCGCCCTGCAGAACGGCGGCCCGGTCCTGGAGACCCTCTGCGACCAGGTGCTCAACGAGCTCGACCCGCACCACGGCGAGGACGACATCGCACTGCTGATGGCCCGGGTCCGGGCCTTCGACGAGGACGCGGTCGGCGACTGGCGGCTGCCGCCGGAGCCCACCTCGGTGGCCAAGGCCCGCGAACTGGCCTGCGGCTGGCTGCGGGTGCGCGGCCTGGACGAGCTGGTGGACACCACCGAGCTGCTGGTCAGCGAGCTGGTCACCAACGCGCTGCGGCACGGCCGGGGCGAGATCCGGCTGCGGCTGCTCAAGGACACCTCGGTGGTCTGCGAGGTGTGGGACGACGGCTACGCCCAGCCCCGGCAGCGCCGCGCCCAGGAGACCGACGAGGGCGGCCGCGGCCTCCAGCTGGTCAGCCTGCTGGCCGAGCGCTGGGGCAGCCGCCGCACCCCGCACGGGAAGATCGTCTGGTTCGAGCTCTCGCTCTGA
- a CDS encoding fumarate reductase/succinate dehydrogenase flavoprotein subunit, translated as MEQYDVVVVGAGGAGLRAAIEAREQGARVAVICKSLFGKAHTVMAEGGIAASMGNVNSGDSWQVHFRDTMRGGKFLNHPRMAELHAKEAPERVWELETWGALFDRTADGRISQRNFGGHEYPRLAHVGDRTGLELIRTLQQKVVALQQADHRESGDYESGLKIFQEYTVTRIVKDGGKVAGVFGYARESGEFFALAAPAVVLATGGIGKSFKVTSNSWEYTGDGHALALLAGARLLNMEFIQFHPTGMVWPPSVKGILVTESVRGDGGVLRNSEGRRFMFDHVPDVFRAQYAESEAEADRWYADPDHNRRPPELLPRDEVARAINAEVKAGRGTEHGGVHLDVSSRLPAEEIIRRLPSMHHQFRELADVDITREPMEVGPTCHYVMGGVEVDPDTAASPAVPGLYAAGEVAGGMHGANRLGGNSLSDLLVFGRRAGLHAARYAAAQTEPPQPAAEQLDAARAEAVAPFGDGTEHPYALHQELQQTMNDLVGIIRRAGEMKQAQDRLAVLRRRAEQVGIEGHRQFNPGWHLALDLRNMLLVSECVAKAALLRRESRGGHTREDWPAMDRDWRRSNLVCALVDGSIEVVRQPLPRLRADLLALFDRTELAKYFTPEELADEQS; from the coding sequence ATGGAGCAGTACGACGTCGTGGTGGTCGGCGCCGGCGGGGCCGGGCTGCGGGCCGCGATCGAGGCCCGGGAGCAGGGCGCCCGGGTCGCGGTGATCTGCAAGTCGCTGTTCGGCAAGGCGCACACCGTGATGGCCGAGGGCGGCATCGCCGCCTCGATGGGCAACGTCAACAGCGGTGACAGCTGGCAGGTGCACTTCCGCGACACCATGCGCGGCGGCAAGTTCCTCAACCACCCGCGGATGGCCGAGCTGCACGCCAAGGAGGCACCGGAGCGGGTCTGGGAGCTGGAGACCTGGGGCGCGCTCTTCGACCGCACCGCCGACGGCCGGATCTCGCAGCGCAACTTCGGCGGGCACGAGTACCCGCGGCTCGCCCACGTCGGCGACCGCACCGGCCTGGAGCTGATCCGCACCCTGCAGCAGAAGGTGGTGGCGCTGCAGCAGGCCGACCACCGGGAGAGCGGCGACTACGAGTCCGGCCTGAAGATCTTCCAGGAGTACACGGTCACCCGAATCGTGAAGGACGGCGGGAAGGTCGCCGGGGTGTTCGGCTACGCCCGGGAGAGCGGGGAGTTCTTCGCGCTCGCCGCGCCCGCCGTGGTGCTGGCCACCGGCGGCATCGGCAAGTCGTTCAAGGTGACCTCCAACTCCTGGGAGTACACCGGCGACGGGCACGCGCTGGCGCTGCTGGCCGGCGCCCGGCTGCTCAACATGGAGTTCATCCAGTTCCACCCGACCGGCATGGTCTGGCCGCCCTCGGTGAAGGGGATCCTGGTCACCGAGTCGGTCCGGGGCGACGGCGGGGTGCTGCGCAACAGCGAGGGCCGGCGGTTCATGTTCGACCATGTGCCGGACGTCTTCCGGGCGCAGTACGCCGAGAGCGAGGCGGAGGCCGACCGCTGGTACGCCGACCCCGACCACAACCGCCGCCCGCCCGAGCTGCTCCCCCGCGACGAGGTGGCCCGGGCCATCAACGCCGAGGTCAAGGCCGGCCGGGGCACCGAGCACGGCGGCGTCCACCTGGACGTCTCGTCCCGGCTGCCGGCCGAGGAGATCATCCGCCGGCTGCCCTCGATGCACCATCAGTTCCGGGAACTGGCCGATGTGGACATCACCCGGGAGCCGATGGAGGTCGGACCCACCTGCCACTACGTGATGGGCGGCGTCGAGGTGGATCCGGACACCGCCGCCAGCCCGGCCGTGCCCGGGCTCTACGCGGCCGGCGAGGTGGCCGGCGGGATGCACGGCGCCAACCGGCTGGGCGGCAACTCGCTCTCCGACCTGCTGGTCTTCGGCCGCCGGGCCGGGCTGCACGCGGCCCGCTACGCCGCCGCGCAGACCGAGCCCCCGCAGCCCGCCGCCGAGCAGCTGGACGCGGCCCGCGCCGAGGCGGTGGCCCCGTTCGGCGACGGCACCGAGCACCCCTACGCGCTCCACCAGGAGCTGCAGCAGACCATGAACGACCTGGTGGGGATCATCCGCCGGGCCGGCGAGATGAAGCAGGCGCAGGACCGGCTGGCGGTGCTGCGGCGGCGGGCCGAGCAGGTCGGCATCGAGGGGCACCGGCAGTTCAACCCCGGCTGGCACCTGGCCCTGGACCTGCGCAACATGCTGCTGGTCTCGGAGTGCGTGGCCAAGGCGGCGCTGCTGCGCCGGGAGAGCCGCGGCGGGCACACCCGGGAGGACTGGCCGGCCATGGACCGCGACTGGCGGCGCAGCAACCTGGTCTGCGCCCTGGTCGACGGGAGCATCGAGGTGGTGCGGCAGCCGCTGCCGCGCCTGCGGGCCGACCTGCTGGCCCTGTTCGACCGCACCGAGCTGGCGAAGTACTTCACCCCGGAGGAGCTGGCCGATGAGCAGTCTTGA
- a CDS encoding (deoxy)nucleoside triphosphate pyrophosphohydrolase, with protein sequence MENRIVVGGALIHQGRVLAARRSAPAEVAGRWEFPGGKAEPGETQQQALERELFEELGVRARALNRLPGEWPIRAGLVLRIWAAELLEGEPQPLEDHSELRWLGPDELSAVDWLEHDREVLPEVARLLTAAC encoded by the coding sequence ATGGAGAATCGGATCGTGGTCGGCGGCGCCCTCATCCACCAGGGGCGGGTGCTGGCCGCCAGGCGCAGCGCCCCCGCCGAGGTGGCGGGGCGCTGGGAGTTCCCGGGCGGCAAGGCCGAGCCCGGGGAGACGCAGCAGCAGGCGCTGGAGCGCGAGCTCTTCGAGGAGCTGGGGGTGCGGGCCCGGGCGCTGAACCGGCTGCCGGGGGAGTGGCCGATCCGGGCCGGGCTGGTGCTGCGGATCTGGGCGGCCGAGCTGCTGGAGGGTGAGCCGCAGCCGCTGGAGGACCACTCGGAGCTGCGCTGGCTGGGCCCTGACGAACTGTCGGCGGTGGACTGGCTGGAGCACGACCGGGAGGTGCTGCCCGAGGTGGCGCGCCTGCTCACCGCGGCCTGCTGA
- a CDS encoding methyltransferase domain-containing protein: protein MTDHQNPAVVYTHGHSAAVLRSHRSRTAANSAGYLLPELAAGRRVLDVGCGPGTITADLAELVGPEGRVVAIDTSAEVLAQAAEYVAGRGLANVEFAVADVHDLPYPAAEFDVVHAHQVLQHLADPVDALRQMRRVLAPGGVAAVRDADYEAMTWYPEVPELEAWLSLYRQCARVNGGEPDAGRRLLAWAREAGFTELTASSATWTYASPGERLWWGESWADRTTGSGLAATALAQGFADRAELAAIADAWRRWTVEPDGWFAVLHGELLARG, encoded by the coding sequence ATGACCGACCATCAGAACCCCGCCGTCGTCTACACCCACGGTCACAGCGCGGCGGTGCTGCGCTCGCACCGCAGCCGCACCGCCGCCAACTCGGCCGGCTACCTGCTGCCCGAGCTGGCGGCCGGGCGGCGGGTGCTGGACGTCGGCTGCGGGCCCGGCACCATCACCGCCGACCTCGCCGAACTGGTCGGCCCCGAGGGGCGGGTGGTGGCGATCGACACCTCCGCCGAGGTGCTGGCGCAGGCCGCCGAGTACGTCGCGGGCCGGGGGCTGGCCAACGTCGAGTTCGCGGTCGCCGACGTGCACGATCTGCCGTACCCGGCGGCGGAGTTCGACGTGGTCCATGCCCACCAGGTGCTCCAGCACCTGGCCGACCCGGTGGACGCGCTGCGCCAGATGCGCCGGGTGCTGGCCCCGGGCGGGGTGGCGGCGGTCCGGGACGCGGACTACGAGGCGATGACCTGGTATCCCGAAGTCCCCGAGCTGGAGGCCTGGTTGTCGCTCTACCGGCAGTGCGCCCGGGTCAACGGCGGCGAGCCGGACGCGGGCCGCCGGCTGCTCGCCTGGGCCCGGGAGGCCGGCTTCACCGAGCTGACCGCGAGCAGCGCCACCTGGACCTACGCGTCGCCCGGTGAGCGGCTCTGGTGGGGTGAGTCCTGGGCCGACCGCACCACCGGCTCCGGCCTGGCCGCCACCGCGCTGGCCCAAGGCTTCGCCGACCGGGCCGAGTTGGCCGCCATCGCGGACGCCTGGCGGCGCTGGACGGTGGAGCCGGACGGCTGGTTCGCGGTCCTGCACGGCGAGCTGCTGGCTCGCGGATAA
- a CDS encoding succinate dehydrogenase/fumarate reductase iron-sulfur subunit encodes MSSLEFRIWRGEAGEGDFVSYQVEVNEGEVVLDLVHRLQATQAPDLAVRWNCKAGKCGSCSAEVNGRPRLLCMTRMSALPADRPVVLTPLRAFPSIRDLVTDVGFNYAKAREVPSFVPPPGLAPGEYRMAQQDVARSQEFRKCIECFLCQDTCHAVRDHEENKGAFAGPRFLMRVAELDMHPLDAAPDRKRAAQEVHGLGYCNITKCCTEVCPEHIRITDNALIPLKERVADRKYDPLVWLGSKIGRRPRD; translated from the coding sequence ATGAGCAGTCTTGAGTTCCGGATCTGGCGCGGCGAGGCGGGCGAGGGCGACTTCGTCTCCTACCAGGTGGAGGTCAACGAGGGCGAGGTGGTGCTTGACCTGGTGCACCGGCTGCAGGCCACCCAGGCGCCGGACCTGGCGGTGCGGTGGAACTGCAAGGCGGGCAAGTGCGGTTCGTGCAGCGCCGAGGTGAACGGGCGGCCGCGGCTGCTCTGCATGACCCGGATGTCCGCGCTGCCGGCCGACCGGCCGGTGGTGCTGACCCCGCTGCGGGCCTTCCCGTCGATCCGCGACCTGGTGACCGACGTCGGCTTCAACTACGCCAAGGCGCGCGAGGTGCCGTCCTTCGTGCCGCCACCGGGGCTGGCGCCCGGCGAGTACCGGATGGCGCAGCAGGACGTGGCGCGCTCGCAGGAGTTCCGCAAGTGCATCGAGTGCTTCCTCTGCCAGGACACCTGCCACGCGGTGCGCGACCACGAGGAGAACAAGGGCGCGTTCGCCGGGCCGCGGTTCCTGATGCGGGTGGCGGAGCTGGACATGCACCCGCTGGACGCCGCGCCGGACCGCAAGCGGGCCGCGCAGGAGGTGCACGGCCTGGGCTACTGCAACATCACCAAGTGCTGCACCGAGGTCTGCCCGGAGCACATCCGGATCACCGACAACGCGCTGATCCCGCTCAAGGAGCGGGTGGCCGACCGCAAGTACGACCCGCTGGTCTGGCTCGGGTCGAAGATCGGCCGGCGACCGAGGGACTGA
- a CDS encoding ABC transporter substrate-binding protein, with protein sequence MNGARGPLADTAARRALAALVDRGKLAQAALGPLGVAAAPLGNHLLMADQAGYRDDGTVLGSSAKPLHLTLDLIYPDDSATARRTADALTAQLAPHGVTLHARALPVAGFVHDHLAAGDWDLALFSWPATAFPAVDERALYAKPRPGPDGRPVAGLNYAGVGTDEIDGLFDQAAAEPDQARQTALLQRADQRIWEIGHSVPLYQRPELVAVRTGVAGAGAYGFGWPRYQDLGFLR encoded by the coding sequence CTGAACGGCGCCCGCGGCCCGCTGGCCGACACCGCGGCGCGCCGCGCGCTGGCCGCCCTGGTGGACCGCGGCAAGCTGGCCCAGGCGGCGCTGGGCCCGCTCGGGGTGGCCGCGGCGCCGCTCGGCAACCACCTGCTGATGGCCGACCAGGCCGGCTACCGCGACGACGGCACGGTGCTCGGCAGCAGCGCCAAGCCGCTGCACCTGACCCTGGACCTGATCTACCCGGACGACTCGGCCACCGCCCGCCGCACCGCCGACGCGCTGACCGCCCAGCTCGCCCCGCACGGCGTCACGCTGCACGCCAGGGCGCTGCCGGTGGCCGGGTTCGTCCACGACCACCTGGCGGCCGGCGACTGGGACCTGGCGCTGTTCTCCTGGCCGGCCACCGCTTTCCCGGCCGTGGACGAGCGCGCGCTCTACGCCAAGCCGCGCCCGGGCCCGGACGGTCGTCCGGTGGCCGGCCTCAACTACGCGGGCGTCGGGACCGACGAGATCGACGGGCTCTTCGACCAGGCCGCCGCCGAGCCCGACCAGGCCCGGCAGACCGCCCTGCTCCAGCGGGCTGACCAGCGGATCTGGGAGATCGGCCACTCGGTCCCGCTGTACCAGCGCCCCGAGCTGGTCGCCGTGCGCACCGGGGTGGCCGGCGCCGGCGCCTACGGCTTCGGCTGGCCGCGCTACCAGGATCTCGGGTTCCTGCGCTGA